In Blautia wexlerae DSM 19850, a single window of DNA contains:
- a CDS encoding DUF3846 domain-containing protein, protein MDEKEVSEMQEEMMTVLVVEPMKAPYVKSIPNELEDLQQAVGGDIEMTYPFEDEVGILLNGNGKFEGLPLNRALYDDRGQVYDAIAGTFLVVGLTEDDFTSLTPEQIEKFKEKYQSPEVFTLFNGELHVMKMPPQEQKEQKESRKKDAQQKNPAKGKKKNRSGEAR, encoded by the coding sequence ATGGATGAGAAAGAAGTGTCCGAAATGCAGGAAGAAATGATGACGGTACTGGTAGTCGAGCCGATGAAAGCACCCTATGTCAAAAGCATCCCCAATGAGCTGGAAGATCTGCAGCAGGCAGTAGGCGGTGACATTGAGATGACTTATCCGTTTGAGGATGAGGTTGGAATTCTTTTAAACGGCAATGGAAAATTTGAGGGGTTGCCGTTAAATCGGGCATTGTACGATGACCGAGGACAGGTCTATGATGCCATTGCCGGAACATTCCTTGTGGTAGGACTGACAGAAGATGATTTTACTTCGCTGACACCGGAGCAGATTGAAAAGTTTAAAGAAAAATATCAGTCACCGGAAGTTTTCACCCTGTTTAACGGGGAACTTCATGTGATGAAGATGCCACCGCAGGAACAAAAAGAGCAGAAGGAAAGTCGGAAGAAGGATGCACAGCAGAAGAATCCGGCAAAAGGAAAAAAGAAAAACAGATCCGGGGAAGCACGATAA
- a CDS encoding ECF-type sigma factor, which yields MAYNKAKEEYRWNQWKAEEEKILREQGVDEETIQKLREYDWDDFNAERRFREHQTSLLDCMELLLEEKETKESQPESVEALLDTVENEELLQILLSTDKKTLQMIVLKMMGYAPKEISHHMELPEQTVYTRLRRLREKIKKSMKFE from the coding sequence GTGGCTTATAACAAAGCAAAAGAAGAATATAGATGGAACCAGTGGAAAGCAGAGGAAGAGAAGATCCTGCGTGAACAGGGCGTGGATGAAGAGACGATCCAGAAGCTTCGGGAGTATGACTGGGACGATTTCAATGCAGAGCGGAGATTCCGGGAACACCAGACCTCGCTTCTGGACTGTATGGAACTGCTCCTGGAAGAAAAAGAAACCAAAGAGTCCCAGCCGGAGAGCGTAGAAGCCCTGCTGGATACCGTGGAGAACGAAGAACTGCTTCAGATCCTGTTATCAACTGATAAGAAAACTCTTCAGATGATTGTCCTGAAGATGATGGGATATGCACCAAAAGAGATCAGTCATCACATGGAACTGCCGGAGCAGACTGTTTATACAAGACTGCGGAGGTTACGGGAGAAAATCAAAAAGTCCATGAAATTTGAATAA
- a CDS encoding winged helix-turn-helix transcriptional regulator — protein MKDTKYKILAYFDNQSYRKLFNEVNSDYAENLQILLHNLSLFSYDVLIIGVILYKENISNIISAIRKITQIPIIILTDASSLLCMSWKKELIYAGADCVMDINSTIEEVDLQIFSLARRNNKQKITQKQSETMIDKGKLVMDHKKHKVFWNNVALHLTRQEYNFLYLLAVTPMRVYTFEQIYQLVWKDYSVGDIKNIIWCLVKRLRKKLNVVEDGAGNCIVSVRDIGYKFELNNENEQQ, from the coding sequence ATGAAAGACACAAAATACAAGATATTAGCATATTTTGACAATCAATCATATCGAAAACTATTCAATGAGGTAAACTCAGATTATGCAGAAAATCTACAAATTTTACTGCATAATTTGAGTTTATTTTCTTATGATGTGCTTATAATAGGAGTGATCCTTTATAAAGAGAACATAAGTAATATTATATCTGCTATTAGAAAAATAACGCAGATACCAATTATTATTTTGACGGATGCTTCCTCTTTATTGTGTATGTCATGGAAAAAAGAATTAATATACGCTGGTGCAGATTGTGTAATGGATATAAATAGCACTATAGAAGAAGTAGATCTGCAGATTTTTTCATTGGCACGACGAAATAATAAACAAAAAATAACTCAAAAGCAATCCGAAACGATGATTGATAAGGGAAAACTTGTAATGGATCATAAGAAACATAAAGTATTTTGGAATAATGTAGCGTTACATTTAACACGACAAGAATATAATTTTTTATACTTATTAGCGGTGACACCGATGAGAGTATACACATTTGAACAGATTTACCAGCTCGTATGGAAAGATTATTCTGTTGGTGATATTAAAAATATCATCTGGTGTCTGGTAAAGCGATTGAGAAAAAAGTTGAATGTCGTTGAAGACGGTGCCGGGAATTGCATTGTCAGTGTCAGGGATATAGGTTACAAATTTGAATTGAATAATGAAAACGAACAGCAGTAA
- a CDS encoding DUF6619 domain-containing protein, with amino-acid sequence MSRKIVMTLVCILVLGLSGCGDTLTLNQYNTSEIWYIAYTDIDTVCESNELTADGSSILHSEEDYLLLSYVVDSNIEITKELKDGGWDHLILTNPQWIDRFGDPSKLKPVEYGSLANSMQEFLDVQMPILTADGNVLPDGVGLYQYDGETLLAFPVHVALGAAEPIEAKNPLIILVDKPAQSLKASSCMLPLTSSGNVLFAEGEKLQESFDESKLIDYGSIEEFQMNH; translated from the coding sequence ATGAGCAGAAAAATAGTGATGACACTCGTGTGCATCCTTGTATTGGGTCTATCTGGGTGTGGAGATACACTCACTCTTAATCAATACAATACGAGTGAAATTTGGTATATAGCATATACAGACATTGATACAGTTTGTGAGAGCAATGAATTAACCGCAGATGGCTCCAGCATTTTACATTCTGAGGAAGATTATCTTCTGCTTTCATATGTAGTTGACAGCAATATTGAAATTACAAAAGAGCTAAAGGATGGGGGATGGGACCATTTGATCCTGACAAACCCTCAATGGATAGATCGCTTTGGTGATCCCAGCAAGTTAAAACCTGTGGAATATGGCAGTTTGGCAAATAGCATGCAGGAATTTTTAGATGTTCAAATGCCTATATTGACTGCTGATGGAAATGTATTGCCTGATGGAGTGGGACTATATCAATATGATGGAGAGACATTATTGGCATTTCCGGTGCATGTGGCGTTGGGCGCAGCAGAGCCGATAGAAGCAAAAAATCCATTGATTATCCTTGTGGATAAACCGGCACAAAGTCTTAAAGCGAGTAGCTGTATGTTGCCGCTGACTTCAAGCGGAAATGTCCTGTTTGCAGAAGGAGAGAAACTTCAAGAGTCATTTGACGAGAGCAAACTAATTGACTATGGATCGATTGAAGAGTTTCAGATGAATCATTAA
- a CDS encoding sensor histidine kinase: protein MKKFNTLLTYVSSNRIWLITLGCLDLFFAFLAWVAYPGDFLSLVGLMIFVSLAAFVIPFVISIHKRSKIDAAFRRFLLEPDDTNEYLLCESAPASMRPYIHELAHHLRMQEGYVNEQQLKVANYESYIENWVHEIKKPLSLMTLLLDNRKVEMSPLVHTRMLYVRDHVRQNVEQILYFSRLGAAHKDCYFEPILILETCREAVEDNLSLLEEAQFSVTYSGNDCNVISNKKGFMFILGQIISNSVKYAVKDTAPAIQFSVTDNPESGQITLSVSDNGTGIPASDLPFVFDKGFTGDAGSFLSRSTGMGLYLVQKMAKDLAIDLQITSQLSCGTTIILMFPKVQYPVRRFDDATADSYANTKEK, encoded by the coding sequence ATGAAGAAATTTAATACTCTCTTGACCTATGTATCGTCCAATCGTATTTGGTTGATTACTCTTGGCTGCTTGGATTTGTTCTTTGCGTTTCTGGCATGGGTGGCTTATCCGGGGGATTTTTTGAGCCTTGTGGGGCTAATGATATTTGTATCACTTGCCGCGTTTGTCATCCCCTTTGTCATCTCAATTCATAAACGCAGTAAAATTGATGCCGCTTTTCGGCGCTTTCTGTTAGAGCCGGACGACACAAACGAATACCTGTTGTGTGAAAGTGCCCCCGCGTCAATGCGCCCATATATCCATGAATTAGCCCATCATCTGAGAATGCAAGAGGGGTATGTGAACGAACAGCAGTTAAAGGTTGCCAACTACGAAAGTTATATTGAAAATTGGGTGCATGAAATCAAGAAACCTCTGTCCCTTATGACGCTTCTTTTAGATAATCGAAAGGTTGAGATGTCACCGTTGGTGCATACTCGTATGCTATATGTACGCGACCATGTGCGGCAGAACGTAGAACAGATTTTGTACTTTTCACGTCTTGGGGCGGCTCACAAAGATTGCTATTTTGAACCAATTCTGATCTTAGAGACTTGTCGGGAAGCGGTTGAGGACAATTTATCCTTGCTTGAAGAAGCCCAATTTTCTGTCACATATTCCGGGAACGACTGTAACGTAATTTCTAACAAAAAAGGCTTTATGTTCATTTTGGGACAGATTATTAGCAACAGTGTAAAGTATGCTGTGAAGGACACCGCCCCCGCTATTCAATTTTCAGTAACGGATAATCCAGAAAGCGGGCAGATTACTCTATCCGTCAGCGATAACGGAACAGGTATACCCGCGTCTGATCTGCCGTTTGTTTTTGATAAGGGCTTCACTGGGGACGCAGGAAGCTTTTTAAGCCGCTCCACAGGTATGGGATTATATTTAGTGCAGAAAATGGCAAAAGATTTAGCGATAGATTTACAAATCACATCACAGTTGTCATGCGGAACAACCATTATTCTGATGTTCCCCAAGGTGCAATATCCAGTCAGGAGGTTTGATGATGCAACAGCAGATTCGTACGCAAACACCAAAGAAAAATAA